A genomic stretch from Oreochromis niloticus isolate F11D_XX linkage group LG11, O_niloticus_UMD_NMBU, whole genome shotgun sequence includes:
- the LOC100690670 gene encoding protein tyrosine phosphatase type IVA 3, with translation MNRPAPVELCHKNMRFLITHNPTDGTLSSFIEDLKRYGATTVVRVCDVTYDKTRLEKDGITVVDWPFDDGAPPPSKLVDDWLNLLKKKFQEDPGSCVAVHCVAGLGRAPVLVALALIESGMKYEDAIQLIRQKRRGAINSKQLTYLEKYRSKHRLRFKDSRKHKNKCCIV, from the exons ATGAATCGCCCAGCTCCAGTCGAACTGTGCCACAAGAACATGAGATTTCTTATCACACACAACCCAACAGATGGCACGCTCAGCTCCTTCATAGAG GACTTGAAGCGATATGGTGCCACAACAGTGGTCCGAGTTTGCGATGTCACTTATGACAAAACACGGCTTGAGAAAGATGGCATTACAGTGGTG GACTGGCCATTTGATGACGGAGCCCCGCCACCCAGTAAGCTGGTCGATGATTGGTTGAATCTGCTAAAGAAGAAATTCCAGGAGGATCCAGGAAGCTGTGTGGCTGTTCACTGTGTGGCTGGATTAGGAAG GGCTCCTGTGCTTGTTGCTTTGGCTCTGATAGAAAGTGGGATGAAATATGAGGATGCTATTCAACTCATCAGACA gaaGCGTCGTGGAGCCATCAACAGCAAACAGCTAACCTACCTGGAGAAATATCGATCTAAGCATAGGCTCCGTTTCAAAGACTCCCGCAAACACAAGAACAAATGCTGCATCGTatga